CCTGACCCTGGAAGTACCTCGCGTTGAACCCGACGAACAAGACTGCGACCAGGCCTGCGAACACGGCGGCAAGGACGACCACGCCGCCCTTACCCGTCCGGACGGACCGGAACGATCGGACAAGTCCCGCACTGACCGGGACAGCCGCCACGACCATCAGAGCGACGTAGATGCTCGATGATTTGTCCATGTTCAAATTTTCAAAAAGGAATATATCCATGTAACCGAACACGCCGATCGCGCTTCGGGCCGTCCACCACGCCACCATGTTCGACCAGTACGTGGCGGCTCCGAGGCCTCCGATGAACGTCGCGGCTTGAGGGGAGCCGAGGAACGCCTCGTTGAACGCCTTCATGGCGAACGGGTCGCCGTAGAGCCCGACGTTCCGCCACCACCACGGCGCGGCCAGGACGACCGGTCCAAGGAGGAGCGCGACAAAGGCGGCGGGTCTCAAGGGCGAAGTCGCATGACTCCGCGCAAAGACTGCGCCCAGGAGAAGACAAGGCAGCAGCGCCAACGCCGTCGTCTTCGTCAACAGTGCGGCCCCCGTCAGAAGGACCGTCGCCACGAGAGACTTGGTGTCGAAACCGTCTCGCAGGCCCTTGAACAAGAGCGCGAGCACCCACGTGCACAGACCGATCAAGAGAGGGTCGTTGCTGGCGGCAGAGTGAAGTGCGACCGACATCGGCATAAGGGCGGCCGCGGTCGACGCCCATGCGACGGCGTTCGAGCCGCCCGCCCACTTGGCTCCCAAGAACAATCCTACGACCGTCGCCACGCCGATCAACGTGCTCAAGAACCTCAGACCCTGACCGTTCGGTGAGGTCGGATCGGTGCCGGTGAGCTTGCACCACCCCGCGGCCAAAACGTAGTACGCCGGAGGTTGGTGGGCCTGGTAGTTCTCATAGGCGTCCGGGGAGCCTGCGACAAGGACAGGAAAGCCGTCGCCCTTCATCAGTCGGCCGACGTAGTTCGCGTGCTGGCGTTCGTCAGGAGCGCCGATATCGGGGACGACGGCCCGGACGCCGTGGACGATCGCTCCGCCCGTGCGGTAAGGGGTCGCCGATGAAAAAAAGAGGCAGACCGTCACGAACAACGCCGCTACGACCGCGACCGGCCACCATTCCCGCACGGCCTTGTTTTACCTTTCCGCTAAGTTAGGATAGAATGGACGCGTTCTACCGCGGAACAGAGAGGCCTAACATAATGAACATGAAAGTTTGCGTGGCGGCGCTCCTCGTCGCCGGATCGGCGGTCAGCATCGCCGCCTTGAAGAGCGAGGCGTCGCCGAAGCTCAAGGCGTTCGCCGACGCGTTGGGGGCGGCGCAGTCGTTCAGCGCGACGTATTCTGTCCAGCCGATCGGCGGGTCGCCCGTCGAGTTCAAGGTCGCGTTCGCGAAGCCGGACAAGGCCAGGATCGAGACCGCCGACTCTATCGTCGTCGCCGACGGCAAGACGATCACGACCTATAACAAGCAGGACAACACCTATTTCGACAAGCCGCAGACCGAGCTGGACCTTCTGAGCACGTTCAACGGCGTCGAGACGTCCGTTTGGAAGCCGTTCTTCAAGCCGGAGTCGGTCAAGAACTACGCCACGAGCAAAGACTCTGGAACCAAGTCGCGCGGCGGTAAGACGCTCAACGTCGTCGAAGTCTCGGCCGACGCGAAAGGCCAAACGACCATGCGCCTGTACACGGACTCGACCGACATGCTCTGCCAAGGCGAGGTCACCGTCCAGTCCAGTAAGGGTGCGCAGACCAGCGTCATGATCGTGACCGAGGCCGCGTTCAACGCGGGATCCGACCTCTTCGCCTTCAAAGCCCCGAACGGCGCGAAGAAAGTCGAGTTCGACGCCCTCACTGCGGGCGTCTGGCTGAGCGACTTCGACAAGGCCCTTCAGATCGCCAAGGCTTCGAACAAGCTCGTTATGGTCGATTTCATGGCGTCTTGGTGCGGCCCGTGCAAGATGATGGACGCCGAGGTCTTCCACAGCGAGAAGTTCAAGGACGTCGCGAAGGACTTCGTCCTCGTCAAGGTCGACGTCGACCTTCAGAAGGACATCGCCTCGCGCTACAACATCACCGCGATGCCGACGGTCAAGTTCCTGCGAGGGGACGGAAGCGTCGTCCACGAGTTCGTGGGCTACGGCGGGCCTGACCAGGTCTACGGAGAGATCTCGACGGCCAAGGGCAAGAAGTAAGACCGTCACTTCGTCCCCATTGCGGCGCCCTCGTCCGAAAGGTCGGGGGCGTCGTTCGTTACGACCGGAACAGGAGATAGAGGACGGCCAGGGTCAGTGCGATCGCGCCGACGACCGTCAACAAGATCGTCCAAGAGCGGGGGTCCTCTCCGACGACGACGCCGTAGTCCGCGACGGGACCGGCCGCGTGCGCGACGCCTTCATAGCGCTCGAACTCGGCTTGACGTTGTCGGACGACTTGGACGAGTTCGACGGTCGGAAAGTCGATCGCCCCAGGCTCATAGCCTTCGCTGCTCCTCGCGTGCAGGGCGACGACGAATTCCGCTTCGCGGTCCGTGAGCACGTCCTCTTGGACCGTCAACCGCGAAGGGAGGACGCTTCGGACGTGCCGCACCAACTTCGAAAGCTCGTCGGGCAAGATTCCGAGGACTTGGCGCATGTCCTCATAGCCGACAAATCCGCCCTGGACGTCCTTCAACCTTTCCCGCAGGTGGTGAAGGTCGAGGACCGCCCGCGCCTCTTCAGGCGTCAATTCGTCGTCGTGTTCGTTCAAGGCCGTCCCTGAAAGACGTTCGCGGTTCAGCTGAAGTTGCGTGTCGGTCCCCTTGCGGCGCGACGACCGGCTCGGACTCGCAGTACGGAACGCGTCACGGTATCCTTTTCCCATGGGTTCGTTCCAAGGGCCTCGCGACTGGGGCCGTCTGTTGACGGCCATGCTCACCCCCTTCCGGGCCGATGGCTCGGTCAACGACTCCGAAGTGGCCCGCATCGCGACCTACCTTGTC
This genomic window from Armatimonadota bacterium contains:
- a CDS encoding glycosyltransferase family 39 protein → MREWWPVAVVAALFVTVCLFFSSATPYRTGGAIVHGVRAVVPDIGAPDERQHANYVGRLMKGDGFPVLVAGSPDAYENYQAHQPPAYYVLAAGWCKLTGTDPTSPNGQGLRFLSTLIGVATVVGLFLGAKWAGGSNAVAWASTAAALMPMSVALHSAASNDPLLIGLCTWVLALLFKGLRDGFDTKSLVATVLLTGAALLTKTTALALLPCLLLGAVFARSHATSPLRPAAFVALLLGPVVLAAPWWWRNVGLYGDPFAMKAFNEAFLGSPQAATFIGGLGAATYWSNMVAWWTARSAIGVFGYMDIFLFENLNMDKSSSIYVALMVVAAVPVSAGLVRSFRSVRTGKGGVVVLAAVFAGLVAVLFVGFNARYFQGQARYLYPALGPAAWCTGAGLCALMRERREWAWAVGALLLLGLDLVAWSQLGPAFALRTSV
- a CDS encoding thioredoxin family protein; the protein is MKVCVAALLVAGSAVSIAALKSEASPKLKAFADALGAAQSFSATYSVQPIGGSPVEFKVAFAKPDKARIETADSIVVADGKTITTYNKQDNTYFDKPQTELDLLSTFNGVETSVWKPFFKPESVKNYATSKDSGTKSRGGKTLNVVEVSADAKGQTTMRLYTDSTDMLCQGEVTVQSSKGAQTSVMIVTEAAFNAGSDLFAFKAPNGAKKVEFDALTAGVWLSDFDKALQIAKASNKLVMVDFMASWCGPCKMMDAEVFHSEKFKDVAKDFVLVKVDVDLQKDIASRYNITAMPTVKFLRGDGSVVHEFVGYGGPDQVYGEISTAKGKK